DNA sequence from the Manihot esculenta cultivar AM560-2 chromosome 11, M.esculenta_v8, whole genome shotgun sequence genome:
ttctccactGTAGTGTAGGAGGTAAACGCATTTCTGTTTATACAAATATGCCTAGTAGCACCACAGTCTACTACCCATTCTTGCACATTAGCTATaagaaaagtttgagaaatgacCGCAGCAATAATGTCATCTCCTTCAACTAAATTCACTTTTAGTTTAGGAGGATTGTCATTTATCACTCTTTTCCTACACCGAGGTGCATGATGACCTAATTTACCACATACAAAATAATGTCATTTCTTTTTAAAGGTGGGATTATTAAACTTAGATTTGTAATCAGATTTCTTATTTCTGTACCTGTTATTTGATTTGTGCACTTTTCATTGTATAAAATTTACTCTTGTAGCCAGCTCTTTACCTTTTGCAGCTTTAAGTTCTCTCCTTTTTGTATCTTCAATATTTGAGATGTCAAAAAAATGTTTGGCATATGGAACAGTATGCAAAAGAGACTCTCCTTTTGCAACAGCAGAAGTAGAGGCAGTGGTAATATCATTGGAAGTAGTCAGTACAGAAACAGAGGCAATGACAACATTTTGTTCCATTTGTATAAAGTTCTTAAATTCTTAAGATTGttgaaaaaatagaataaaataataaaatttgagtcGTATTGGACACTGTgtttaaggatttattttgtaatccctCAGGATTAAACAAGTTCTTCTAGAATTTAATTTCCAAGACTAGAATAACaaaaatttatctctaatttataactCAATAGAAAAcacaaaaaagagaaagaataaaataaaaaaataggatTGCTTTTCTTTGTAAAGATTGAATCTATTTATAATGGAAAAAAATGACCGTCATAAGcggttataaaaatcttgaaataatataataaaatcacagtggtcatatttaatattagatttaaatattaaatttgtaacaacaaaaaaatttcacaaataaaagttttaacgaatataaaattttaaccgactataaatcttttaaaatctaaattaattttagcagATAAATAAATGCTAAAATTTGCTAATCATCTCGCCAGATTCGGGAAGAGCACTCTGCCATAATTCAGTAATGATATCCTCTCTATTCCTTAGCGAGATAACCACAGCTTTCTGGGATTTATTCTAGCTTAGAATAAGCAGAGCTACTGGTCCCATATGCTCCTCACATTTTACAGTAGTTCTCTGGATCTTATATTTCTGGGTCTTCTTTTATTTAGATTGTTGATTGGTTGTTTCATAAACGAACTTATCATTACTGATGACCGCTTCACTTGATATACCTTCAATGGAGTTTAGATAGAGTTTCCAAGAAAATCTTCGTATGAAATATTGATGCGAGAGAGACATAAGATTCactaaaaagaaacaaaagaaaattgCTTCATCCACTTGTACGTGGGAAAATGTACATATGTATACTTCACAATCCTCCTGTATGTGACCTAGGAGGGAAAAAGGGGGATGGGttggaaaaaaagaaaacaacaaaaaaaagaTGAATATCTTGTAAAAAAATAGCAGAATTGCTCTTGGTGaatcttcttttgtttcatgAAGCTTCACAAGGCAAGAAACCTAGAAGTGAGATCAATAAACTCATCTTCTTTGCAAGGAATTGTTATAGCACCCATCGGATGATTGAACCCAAATTCTTCTTCAGCTTGGTTAAGCAAATCCTGGAAGCAAGGATGGTTCAAATAGGATATGGGAACAATGAACCTCTTCCACTGGAATTCTCCAACATAAACTGCTACGTGCCCTTTAGGAACAGTAGACTGGTTTCTGCCTTGGAAAGGCT
Encoded proteins:
- the LOC110625626 gene encoding auxin-responsive protein SAUR20, which codes for MGIRLPSAISSAMQNLKKQPFQGRNQSTVPKGHVAVYVGEFQWKRFIVPISYLNHPCFQDLLNQAEEEFGFNHPMGAITIPCKEDEFIDLTSRFLAL